In Panacibacter ginsenosidivorans, the following proteins share a genomic window:
- a CDS encoding DNA-3-methyladenine glycosylase family protein — protein sequence MECFNEDNFISLCDKLAKKDKDLKTVIKQYGYPPFWSRIPSFATLIHIILEQQVSLASAKAALLKLEAKIGHITPEKVLSLSDEEMKACYFSRQKIIYAKHLALSIVNGELLIEKLIEMDDESLRTEMKKLKGIGDWTVDVFMMMALHRCDCFPTGDIALMKSVKEVKGLDMQTDKEEILLLANGWKPYRTLAAFILWHAYIKKRNLVI from the coding sequence ATGGAGTGTTTTAACGAAGATAATTTTATTTCGCTTTGCGATAAACTTGCTAAAAAAGATAAAGACCTCAAAACGGTAATCAAGCAGTATGGATATCCTCCATTCTGGAGTCGCATCCCTTCTTTTGCCACACTCATTCACATTATACTGGAACAACAGGTTTCCCTTGCTTCTGCAAAAGCAGCCTTATTAAAGCTTGAAGCAAAGATTGGACACATTACTCCTGAAAAAGTTTTATCGTTATCAGATGAAGAAATGAAAGCTTGTTACTTCAGCAGACAAAAAATTATTTATGCAAAACATCTTGCCTTGTCAATTGTAAATGGTGAATTGTTGATAGAAAAACTTATTGAAATGGATGACGAGTCTTTAAGAACAGAAATGAAAAAATTAAAAGGAATTGGAGACTGGACCGTTGATGTTTTCATGATGATGGCATTGCATCGCTGCGATTGTTTTCCTACCGGAGACATTGCTTTAATGAAAAGCGTTAAAGAAGTAAAAGGATTAGATATGCAGACAGACAAAGAAGAAATTCTTTTGCTTGCAAATGGTTGGAAACCTTACAGAACCCTTGCTGCGTTTATATTGTGGCATGCTTATATAAAGAAAAGAAATCTTGTGATTTAA
- a CDS encoding carbonic anhydrase, translating into MESYQKLLLENKAWAHERVADDPDYFNRLAHIQTPEFLWIGCSDSRVPANEITGTQPGEIFVHRNIANMVVNTDSNVLSVLEYAVNHLKVKHIIVCGHYGCGGIKAAMSNHDYKQVLNMWLRNIKDVYRLHRKELDAIENFDARADRLCELNVREQVMDLAKTSIVQRAWKHEQRPHLHGWVYGLKDGIINPVFEMEAGTHIDDIYEYDDL; encoded by the coding sequence ATGGAATCATATCAAAAACTTTTACTTGAAAACAAGGCATGGGCGCACGAAAGAGTTGCAGATGATCCTGATTATTTTAATCGCCTTGCACATATACAAACGCCGGAATTTTTGTGGATCGGCTGTAGCGACAGCCGCGTGCCGGCAAACGAAATAACAGGCACACAACCGGGTGAAATTTTTGTACACCGTAACATTGCAAACATGGTGGTGAATACAGATTCTAATGTGCTAAGCGTGCTTGAATATGCAGTTAATCATCTTAAAGTAAAACATATTATTGTTTGCGGGCATTATGGTTGCGGCGGTATAAAAGCAGCGATGAGTAATCACGATTATAAGCAAGTACTGAATATGTGGCTGCGCAATATTAAAGACGTTTATCGGTTGCACAGAAAAGAATTAGATGCGATAGAAAATTTTGATGCGCGTGCAGACAGACTTTGCGAATTGAATGTGAGGGAGCAGGTGATGGATCTTGCCAAAACATCTATCGTACAGCGTGCATGGAAACATGAACAAAGACCGCATTTGCATGGGTGGGTCTATGGATTAAAAGATGGCATTATAAATCCTGTTTTTGAAATGGAAGCGGGTACGCATATAGATGACATATATGAATATGATGACCTATAA
- a CDS encoding TolC family protein, producing MKKFLLSIIYCYVHCILTAQEKNVFTVDDFVQQVKQFHPVAKQANLITKQAVAAVTAARGNLDPAIMFDASRKTFDGKNYYFYTNPELKIPIWIGADIKAGLESNGGAYLNPEVTSGNTSYMGVEVPLAKGLFMDKRRAAIQQAKIFQSQSTQERAQILNDLLFDAYTTYWQWAGSYTLYNLYNRFLQTASQRFRLVKIAFINGDRSSMDTLEAYTQLQNFEMLQTDAFMKLNDAYLELSTFLWQQNDSAYTLPATFIPDTVRFGEPLQYQSQEELVNTAFLQNPLLNIYNYKLDALQVEKKLKFQNLLPVINAKVNILNREYNVLKGLNAGFIENNYKWGIDFKLPLFLRQGRGDYQKAKLKIEEANYALSVKRRETENKIRSYYNQFTQMQNQLAIMQSAFNNYNILLKQEELRFRNGESSLFIVNSRENKMIEAGQKLVELRIKYQKTYYAVQWAGGLLR from the coding sequence ATGAAAAAATTTTTATTAAGTATTATTTATTGTTACGTGCATTGCATTTTAACTGCACAGGAAAAAAATGTTTTTACCGTAGATGACTTTGTGCAGCAGGTTAAACAATTTCATCCTGTTGCAAAACAGGCAAACCTTATTACAAAACAGGCAGTAGCAGCGGTTACGGCAGCCAGGGGAAATCTTGATCCTGCAATTATGTTTGATGCATCCCGAAAAACATTTGATGGGAAAAATTATTATTTCTACACCAACCCCGAATTGAAAATTCCTATATGGATCGGTGCAGATATAAAAGCCGGGCTTGAAAGTAATGGCGGTGCATATCTTAACCCCGAAGTAACGAGCGGCAATACAAGTTATATGGGTGTAGAAGTGCCGCTTGCAAAAGGATTGTTTATGGACAAAAGAAGGGCTGCCATACAACAGGCGAAAATATTTCAAAGCCAAAGCACACAGGAGCGGGCACAAATTTTAAATGACCTTTTATTTGATGCGTATACAACTTACTGGCAATGGGCAGGCTCATACACTTTGTATAATTTATACAACAGGTTTTTGCAAACAGCATCCCAAAGATTTAGGCTGGTAAAAATTGCTTTTATAAATGGCGACCGCTCTTCAATGGATACGCTTGAAGCATATACGCAACTGCAAAATTTTGAAATGTTACAGACAGATGCATTTATGAAACTTAATGACGCATACCTGGAGCTTTCTACTTTTCTGTGGCAGCAAAACGATAGTGCATACACATTGCCAGCAACATTTATTCCTGATACAGTTCGCTTCGGCGAACCATTACAATATCAGTCGCAGGAAGAGCTTGTAAACACTGCTTTTTTGCAAAACCCATTACTAAATATTTATAACTACAAGCTTGATGCATTGCAGGTAGAAAAGAAATTAAAATTTCAAAATCTCTTACCTGTAATAAATGCAAAAGTAAATATTTTAAACAGGGAATATAACGTACTTAAAGGATTAAACGCTGGATTTATAGAAAACAATTACAAGTGGGGAATAGATTTCAAATTGCCTTTGTTTCTGAGGCAAGGGCGTGGCGATTACCAAAAAGCTAAGCTTAAAATAGAAGAAGCAAATTATGCACTTTCAGTAAAGCGCCGCGAAACTGAAAATAAAATACGTTCTTACTATAATCAGTTTACACAGATGCAAAACCAATTAGCAATAATGCAAAGCGCTTTCAATAATTACAATATTTTATTAAAGCAGGAAGAGCTTCGCTTTCGTAATGGAGAGTCTTCGCTCTTTATTGTAAACAGCCGGGAAAATAAAATGATAGAGGCGGGGCAAAAATTAGTTGAGTTAAGAATCAAGTATCAGAAAACGTACTATGCGGTGCAATGGGCTGGTGGGTTGCTCCGATGA
- a CDS encoding SulP family inorganic anion transporter, with product MKNMFKNAGADLSASVVVFLVALPLCLGIALGSGAPLFSGIIAGVVGGIIVGSLSGSHLSVSGPAAGLTAIVAAAILKMPAYETFLLAVVLAGVIQIILGFIKAGVFGDYVPSSVIKGMLSAIGIILILKQLPHFLGYDADFQGDYEFVQKDSKNTFSEIIMAAQRITPVALIIGAISLAIQIVWDKVLVKKGKFFQLIPAPLVVVVASIFIYQFAAGNGNVLKPEQMVNLPVASNATEFFTFFTMPDWSGFSNPLVWTTALTLAIVASLETLLNIEAADNLDPYQRVTPTNRELKAQGIGNIVSGLLGGLPVTSVVVRTSANVNAGAKTKMSAVAHGILLLLSVALIPGLLKMIPLSALAAILIYTGYKLAKPSIFRSFYHKGFDQFVPFVITILAIIFTDLLIGILIGIVVGLFFVLRSNFKTALFVVNDNNKYLFRLRKDVSFLNKPILKAKLEEVPANAYVLIDLSRTDFLDKDVIEVINDFQHHAHLKNIRVEIRKSLYKKDHQLIEEKLQLVTV from the coding sequence ATGAAAAATATGTTTAAAAATGCAGGTGCAGATCTTTCCGCATCTGTAGTTGTTTTCCTGGTGGCATTACCATTATGTCTAGGTATTGCATTGGGTTCCGGGGCTCCGTTATTTTCGGGAATTATTGCAGGAGTTGTTGGTGGAATTATAGTGGGGAGTTTAAGCGGCTCCCATTTAAGTGTTAGTGGTCCTGCGGCCGGCTTAACCGCAATTGTTGCAGCAGCAATTTTAAAGATGCCAGCCTATGAAACATTTCTATTAGCTGTTGTTTTAGCAGGGGTTATACAGATAATTCTTGGGTTTATAAAAGCAGGCGTTTTTGGCGATTATGTTCCTTCGAGTGTTATTAAAGGAATGCTTAGTGCAATAGGTATAATTCTTATTTTAAAACAATTGCCACACTTTCTGGGGTATGATGCAGATTTTCAGGGTGACTATGAGTTTGTGCAAAAAGATAGTAAGAATACATTTAGTGAGATCATAATGGCCGCACAGCGCATAACGCCAGTTGCATTAATAATAGGGGCTATTTCACTCGCAATACAAATTGTGTGGGACAAGGTGCTGGTAAAAAAGGGGAAATTCTTTCAATTGATTCCCGCGCCATTGGTGGTAGTGGTTGCTTCGATATTCATTTATCAATTCGCGGCAGGTAACGGAAATGTATTAAAGCCAGAGCAGATGGTAAACCTTCCTGTTGCTTCAAACGCAACAGAATTTTTTACATTCTTTACAATGCCCGACTGGAGTGGCTTTTCAAATCCTTTGGTATGGACTACGGCACTTACGCTTGCCATTGTGGCAAGCCTTGAGACACTATTAAATATTGAAGCTGCAGATAACCTGGATCCTTATCAAAGAGTAACACCAACAAACCGGGAACTAAAAGCACAAGGCATTGGAAACATTGTTTCAGGTTTACTTGGAGGGCTACCTGTAACCTCTGTTGTTGTAAGAACATCAGCGAATGTAAATGCAGGAGCAAAAACAAAAATGTCTGCAGTTGCACATGGTATACTGCTACTGTTAAGTGTAGCATTGATACCCGGATTATTAAAGATGATACCTCTTTCGGCACTTGCTGCAATACTTATTTATACCGGGTACAAGCTTGCCAAACCTTCCATTTTCAGATCTTTTTACCACAAAGGGTTTGACCAGTTTGTGCCTTTTGTAATTACAATACTTGCCATCATTTTCACAGATCTTCTTATTGGAATATTAATTGGCATTGTGGTTGGTTTATTCTTTGTGTTGCGCAGTAATTTTAAAACGGCACTCTTTGTTGTAAATGATAATAATAAATATTTGTTTCGCCTGCGCAAAGATGTTTCGTTTCTTAATAAACCTATTCTAAAGGCAAAACTGGAAGAAGTTCCTGCAAATGCATACGTGTTAATAGATCTTTCGAGAACAGATTTTTTAGACAAAGATGTAATAGAAGTCATCAACGATTTTCAACATCATGCACACCTTAAAAATATACGCGTGGAAATTAGAAAAAGTCTTTACAAAAAAGATCATCAGTTAATCGAAGAAAAATTACAATTGGTAACAGTGTAA
- a CDS encoding HlyD family secretion protein, translating into MNRYLENSIEQIAENSTYKSFEHIYRIHKKSAIKKWVAGILIALGIILFLPWTQNVRTKGNVTTLRPEQRTQELNNIIAGSVVKWYVKEGDHVNKGDTILQLGEVKPEYFDPQLLKRTQEQIDAKSISAENYKSKAGTAVTQITALTQSRDLKLSQVDIKQKQQLLKVQNDSIDLITANNELSIAKRQADAAQQMLDSGVIALTDFEKRKISFQNALAKRISTENKLLQSKQELINIALEKNNTIQDYTDKISKAQGDRFASLSSAASADADVTKLQNVYAGYDARNKLYYVLAPQSGQIIQIKKAGIGEIVKEGELITEIVPDHFQYAVEMFVNPMDLPLIAAGQKVRFVFDGFPAIVFQGWPAASYGTFGGIVTAIENNTNKDGKFRVLVTEDSTDKTWPPQLRIGGGASGIALLKTVSVWYELWRNINGFPPEYYKPQQTETIKQ; encoded by the coding sequence ATGAACAGGTATCTTGAAAACAGCATTGAACAAATTGCTGAAAACAGCACATACAAATCATTTGAGCATATTTATAGGATACACAAAAAAAGTGCAATAAAAAAATGGGTTGCAGGTATTCTTATTGCATTGGGTATAATTCTTTTTTTACCGTGGACGCAAAATGTAAGAACAAAAGGAAATGTTACCACGCTTCGCCCCGAACAAAGAACACAAGAACTCAACAATATTATTGCCGGAAGTGTGGTAAAATGGTATGTAAAAGAGGGCGATCATGTAAATAAGGGCGATACCATTTTGCAACTTGGCGAAGTAAAGCCGGAGTATTTCGACCCGCAATTATTAAAACGTACACAGGAACAAATTGATGCAAAATCTATAAGTGCAGAAAACTATAAAAGCAAAGCAGGAACTGCCGTTACACAGATTACCGCATTAACACAGTCAAGAGATCTTAAACTTAGCCAGGTTGATATAAAACAAAAGCAACAGCTGTTGAAAGTGCAAAACGACAGCATAGATCTTATAACAGCAAACAATGAATTAAGTATTGCTAAGCGCCAGGCAGATGCAGCGCAGCAAATGCTCGACAGCGGCGTAATTGCGCTCACAGATTTTGAAAAAAGAAAAATAAGTTTTCAAAACGCCCTTGCAAAAAGAATTAGTACAGAAAATAAATTGCTGCAGTCAAAACAGGAATTAATAAATATTGCTTTGGAAAAAAATAATACCATTCAGGATTATACAGACAAAATATCCAAGGCACAAGGAGATCGTTTTGCCTCTTTGTCAAGTGCGGCATCTGCAGATGCAGATGTTACAAAACTGCAAAATGTATATGCAGGGTATGATGCACGTAACAAGCTTTATTATGTTTTGGCTCCGCAAAGCGGGCAAATTATTCAAATAAAAAAAGCAGGCATCGGTGAAATTGTAAAAGAAGGAGAACTGATTACGGAAATAGTCCCCGATCATTTTCAATATGCAGTTGAGATGTTTGTAAATCCAATGGATCTGCCGCTTATAGCTGCCGGACAGAAAGTACGTTTTGTTTTTGATGGTTTTCCCGCAATTGTTTTCCAGGGCTGGCCCGCTGCATCTTACGGAACATTTGGCGGTATTGTAACCGCAATTGAAAACAATACAAATAAAGACGGAAAATTTCGTGTACTGGTTACAGAAGACAGTACAGATAAAACTTGGCCGCCGCAATTGCGTATTGGCGGCGGAGCCAGTGGCATTGCATTGCTGAAAACCGTTTCGGTATGGTATGAGCTATGGAGAAACATCAATGGTTTTCCGCCGGAATATTATAAACCACAGCAAACAGAAACAATAAAGCAGTAA
- a CDS encoding enoyl-CoA hydratase/isomerase family protein — protein MIQEFKEGYVKVEREHGIATIEFFHPQSNSLPGKILETLAHDIHSEGLNAVTKVIVLRSAGDKAFCAGASFDELAAITTKEEGVKFFSGFANVINAMRKCSKLIIARVHGKCVGGGVGIAAAADYAIAAEGAEIKLSELALGIGPFVVGPAVERKMGTSAFSQLAIDAGLWRPADWARRKGLFAELHAEISGMDDSITRLSTSLSHYNPEAMHELKKALWKGTEHWDELLHERAAISGRLILSQFSKDFIEKFKSKQKIA, from the coding sequence ATGATACAGGAATTTAAAGAAGGATATGTAAAAGTTGAACGCGAACATGGAATAGCAACTATTGAATTTTTTCATCCGCAAAGCAATTCTTTACCAGGCAAAATACTGGAAACACTTGCACACGATATTCATAGTGAAGGTTTGAATGCTGTTACCAAAGTTATTGTGCTGCGCTCTGCAGGGGATAAAGCATTTTGTGCAGGCGCATCCTTTGATGAGCTTGCGGCGATTACCACAAAGGAAGAAGGTGTAAAATTTTTTAGTGGCTTTGCAAATGTTATTAACGCTATGCGTAAATGTTCTAAGCTGATCATTGCACGTGTGCATGGCAAATGTGTAGGTGGTGGCGTAGGTATTGCTGCCGCTGCGGATTATGCCATTGCTGCAGAAGGCGCGGAAATAAAACTAAGTGAACTTGCACTAGGTATTGGACCGTTTGTTGTTGGTCCGGCAGTTGAAAGGAAGATGGGTACATCTGCATTTTCGCAGTTAGCAATTGATGCGGGTTTGTGGAGACCTGCAGACTGGGCAAGACGCAAAGGTTTGTTTGCAGAATTGCATGCAGAAATTTCAGGCATGGATGATAGCATAACAAGATTATCTACTTCGCTTTCTCACTATAATCCTGAAGCAATGCACGAACTGAAAAAAGCTTTATGGAAAGGCACAGAACACTGGGACGAATTATTGCATGAAAGAGCTGCGATTAGTGGCAGGCTTATTCTTAGCCAATTCTCCAAAGACTTTATAGAGAAATTTAAAAGCAAACAGAAAATTGCTTAG
- a CDS encoding peptidase domain-containing ABC transporter — MEDKSANALGGALYKFYTLIKADRKDFYSIYAYAIFSGLLQLSLPLGIQTIIGFVMAGVLSASMIVLIVLVVTGVFFSGLLQVKQMQVIEKIEQKLFLRYAFEFTDRLPRIDMQRVNSYYLPEMVNKFFDTMSLQKGISKLLLDIPAAFIQLIFGLILLSFYHPVFIAFGVSLFLLVILILRFSSVKGMETNMLASDYKYKVAGWIEEIARTIKTFKYSKGTSIHLKQTDTLTTGYLNARTEHFKILQKQYWSLIAFKVLITAAMLIVGALLLINQKLNIGQFVAAELVIIMVIAAVEKFIINLDKVYDVLTALEKLGKVTGSKTESEGSLILPDFKSGVALKFDNVSFEYSAINPVLRNLSFKVEAGQHIAVMGDSGAGKSTILRLLTGAFKKFDGNILIDEIPIGNYSLQSLRAHTGILLSMQDIFKGSLLENITMGNEAVSLQEITTLAEITGLSELTEQQKEGYDFILDPAGQGLPKKFIQSILVMRALLGEHRLLLLEEPCQHFNKINTQKILRFLKNDTTATIVIATTDETVAASCDKVLLLKNGIIYAQGPWHEVKNKIL, encoded by the coding sequence ATGGAAGATAAAAGCGCCAATGCGCTTGGCGGCGCATTGTATAAATTTTATACATTAATAAAAGCTGACCGGAAAGACTTTTACTCAATATATGCTTATGCTATTTTTAGCGGCCTCTTACAGCTTTCACTTCCTTTAGGCATACAAACCATTATTGGTTTTGTAATGGCAGGTGTATTATCTGCATCTATGATTGTTCTTATTGTTTTAGTTGTTACAGGCGTATTTTTTTCAGGTCTGCTGCAGGTAAAACAAATGCAGGTAATTGAAAAAATTGAACAAAAGCTATTTCTACGATATGCCTTTGAATTTACAGACAGGTTGCCCAGGATAGATATGCAAAGAGTGAACAGCTATTATTTACCTGAAATGGTAAATAAATTTTTCGATACAATGTCTCTGCAGAAAGGCATTTCAAAACTGTTGCTTGATATTCCTGCTGCATTTATTCAGCTTATATTTGGCCTTATCCTCTTATCATTTTATCATCCGGTTTTTATTGCATTTGGTGTTTCTCTTTTTTTACTGGTAATTCTTATTCTTAGGTTTTCCTCCGTTAAAGGTATGGAAACAAATATGCTGGCAAGTGATTACAAGTATAAAGTTGCGGGCTGGATTGAAGAAATTGCACGCACCATTAAAACATTTAAATATTCAAAAGGAACATCGATACACCTTAAACAAACAGACACACTTACTACAGGGTATCTCAATGCAAGAACAGAACATTTTAAAATACTGCAAAAACAATATTGGAGCCTCATTGCCTTTAAAGTACTTATTACAGCAGCCATGCTTATAGTAGGCGCACTTCTGCTGATAAATCAAAAGCTTAACATAGGGCAGTTTGTAGCAGCAGAACTGGTAATAATAATGGTGATTGCAGCGGTTGAAAAATTTATTATTAACCTCGATAAAGTGTACGATGTTTTAACTGCATTGGAAAAACTCGGCAAAGTAACCGGCAGCAAAACAGAATCTGAGGGTTCTTTAATACTACCGGATTTTAAAAGCGGCGTTGCTTTAAAATTTGATAATGTAAGTTTTGAATATTCAGCGATAAACCCCGTTTTACGCAACCTTTCATTTAAAGTAGAAGCCGGACAGCATATTGCTGTTATGGGAGATTCGGGCGCAGGTAAATCAACAATTCTTCGGTTACTTACGGGTGCATTTAAAAAATTTGATGGTAATATTTTAATAGATGAAATTCCTATTGGCAATTACAGCCTGCAGTCTTTGCGTGCTCACACAGGTATACTGCTAAGTATGCAGGACATTTTTAAAGGCTCGCTTCTTGAAAATATCACAATGGGCAACGAAGCGGTTTCACTACAAGAAATAACAACACTTGCAGAAATAACCGGTCTGTCTGAACTGACAGAGCAGCAAAAAGAAGGATATGATTTTATACTCGACCCGGCCGGGCAAGGACTTCCAAAAAAATTTATTCAGTCTATTTTAGTGATGCGTGCTCTGTTGGGTGAACACAGGTTGCTTTTATTAGAAGAACCGTGCCAGCATTTCAATAAAATAAATACACAAAAAATCCTCAGGTTTCTTAAGAATGATACAACTGCAACCATCGTAATTGCAACAACCGATGAAACAGTAGCCGCATCCTGCGATAAAGTATTACTGTTAAAAAATGGGATTATTTATGCACAAGGCCCGTGGCATGAAGTAAAAAATAAAATACTCTGA
- the fabG gene encoding 3-oxoacyl-[acyl-carrier-protein] reductase, which produces MKLLEGKVAIITGAARGIGAGIAVKFAEHGANIAFTYVSDSSAEKAAALETQLQALGIKAKAYKSNASDFAQCESLVNDVLKEFGAIDICINNAGISKDNLLLRVSEQEWDNVMDTNLKSVYNMTKHVMRPMMKAKKGCIVNMSSMIGMRGNAGQSSYAASKAGIIGFTKSIAHELGSRNIRCNAIAPGFVETDMTHYLKDGAAGEDFLKRIPLGRFGTSEEIANTTLFLASDMGSYITGQTLSVCGGLNI; this is translated from the coding sequence ATGAAATTACTCGAAGGTAAAGTTGCTATAATAACCGGCGCCGCACGTGGTATTGGTGCAGGCATTGCTGTAAAGTTTGCTGAGCATGGAGCTAACATTGCATTTACTTATGTAAGCGACAGCAGTGCAGAAAAAGCAGCAGCACTGGAAACACAATTGCAGGCGTTGGGTATAAAAGCAAAAGCATATAAAAGCAATGCGTCTGATTTTGCGCAATGCGAATCTTTGGTGAATGATGTATTGAAAGAATTTGGAGCAATTGATATCTGCATTAATAATGCTGGAATAAGCAAGGATAATTTATTGCTGCGTGTTTCTGAACAGGAGTGGGACAATGTTATGGATACAAATCTTAAAAGCGTTTATAACATGACCAAGCATGTGATGCGCCCTATGATGAAGGCAAAAAAAGGGTGCATTGTAAATATGAGTTCGATGATAGGGATGCGCGGTAACGCAGGGCAAAGCAGTTATGCTGCAAGTAAAGCAGGCATTATTGGTTTTACAAAATCTATTGCGCATGAACTGGGTAGCCGTAATATCCGCTGCAATGCAATTGCGCCCGGCTTTGTGGAAACAGATATGACACATTATTTAAAAGATGGCGCAGCAGGAGAAGATTTTTTGAAAAGAATCCCGCTTGGGCGTTTTGGTACTTCTGAAGAAATAGCCAATACCACACTATTTCTTGCGAGTGACATGGGATCTTATATTACCGGCCAAACACTTAGCGTTTGCGGAGGTCTGAATATTTAA